A part of Chlamydia ibidis 10-1398/6 genomic DNA contains:
- a CDS encoding polymorphic outer membrane protein middle domain-containing protein, with the protein MKNISLWILAASGIALSSFSGFSQGSTSPIDLFEGYNGNFEEGPFQGYTGSSYNCVDNICFCNITTASPPSDSPASSCFCSSSTLTLLGNSNNLYFSDLTINGTAGAISVGTRASNTGDLTVSGFSNFACYQCADSSGNGAICIGGNAAFDQTKKLWFQGNNSSDNGGAINCSGLSIQNCSESLVFSGNLSYKKTSSSFSSGGAIFCALISPPAQPPLEMELAEDLPLERSPKDGSPILNIQNNSEVIFKDNTCTKRGGALYSHGESVIANNGKVAFLNNTTKRSVFASPGDSYEPTDLSGGAIYSSHNSDTLTFQNNSELIFSNNSCSGTKATSSGGAICAKTLHIISGGPTLFSNNYSLGKTSVGGAISVTSSGKCHLSAEGGDIVFEGNKTITVTDTPAPATTTTLRNSIDLAGSSEIGTLNACEGYGIYFYDPITSTSVGSTGETELIINNSLNQLCTGAIVFSGEKLTDNEKLEPKNFTSNFYQPLTLKSGSLVIKDGAIVNTAGFKQEAGSKVIMDLGTTLEVTGSKKSTSPTATVGGVVLTDLYVDISSLLGGGGVLLLKSKTRPHKLAMALRTLQSKA; encoded by the coding sequence ATGAAAAATATTTCTCTTTGGATTCTAGCAGCTTCTGGAATAGCTCTATCTTCTTTCTCAGGTTTTTCTCAAGGATCTACATCACCTATAGACCTATTTGAAGGTTACAATGGGAATTTTGAAGAAGGCCCCTTTCAAGGCTACACAGGTTCTTCTTACAATTGTGTAGATAATATTTGTTTCTGCAACATTACAACTGCATCTCCCCCATCTGATTCACCAGCTAGCAGTTGTTTTTGCTCTAGCTCAACCCTTACATTACTTGGAAATAGTAACAACTTGTATTTCTCAGATTTAACTATTAACGGTACTGCTGGAGCTATTTCCGTAGGAACTCGCGCAAGTAATACTGGAGATTTGACTGTTTCAGGATTTTCTAATTTTGCTTGTTATCAGTGTGCTGATTCATCTGGCAATGGAGCTATCTGTATCGGAGGAAATGCAGCTTTTGACCAAACTAAAAAGTTATGGTTCCAAGGTAATAATTCTTCAGATAATGGGGGAGCTATTAACTGCTCTGGATTGTCCATACAAAACTGCTCTGAATCCTTAGTATTTTCTGGAAATCTTTCTTATAAAAAAACCTCTAGTAGTTTTTCTTCTGGAGGAGCTATTTTTTGTGCTCTTATCTCCCCTCCTGCACAACCTCCTTTGGAAATGGAACTTGCGGAAGATCTACCTTTAGAAAGGTCCCCAAAAGACGGCTCCCCTATCTTAAATATCCAAAATAACTCTGAGGTTATTTTCAAAGACAATACGTGCACAAAACGTGGTGGTGCACTTTATTCGCATGGAGAATCTGTGATCGCCAACAATGGCAAAGTAGCCTTCCTTAATAATACCACAAAACGTTCTGTTTTTGCATCACCAGGAGATTCATATGAACCTACTGATTTAAGCGGTGGCGCTATTTATTCTAGTCACAATTCCGACACTTTAACATTTCAGAACAATAGCGAGCTAATTTTTTCCAACAATAGTTGTAGTGGGACAAAAGCTACTTCATCTGGAGGAGCTATCTGTGCTAAAACTCTTCATATCATTTCTGGCGGCCCTACTTTGTTTAGTAACAATTATTCTCTAGGGAAAACTAGCGTGGGAGGTGCTATTAGTGTAACCTCTTCTGGAAAGTGCCACTTATCTGCAGAAGGAGGCGATATTGTCTTTGAAGGGAATAAAACTATAACTGTTACAGATACGCCTGCACCTGCCACTACAACAACCTTGAGAAATTCCATAGATTTGGCAGGCTCATCAGAAATAGGCACGCTCAATGCGTGTGAAGGCTATGGGATTTATTTTTATGATCCTATTACAAGTACTTCTGTAGGTAGTACGGGTGAAACTGAATTAATTATCAACAATAGCCTGAATCAGCTTTGTACAGGAGCTATTGTTTTTTCTGGAGAAAAGCTTACAGATAATGAGAAATTGGAACCTAAAAATTTCACATCTAATTTTTATCAACCACTGACTCTAAAATCAGGTTCTTTGGTAATCAAAGATGGTGCTATCGTAAATACTGCGGGCTTTAAACAAGAAGCAGGGTCTAAAGTCATTATGGATCTAGGGACTACATTAGAAGTCACAGGATCCAAAAAATCTACAAGTCCTACAGCGACTGTAGGTGGAGTAGTTCTTACAGATCTCTATGTTGATATTTCCTCCTTATTGGGGGGGGGGGGGGTACTCCTGTTAAAATCAAAAACTCGGCCACACAAGCTGGCAATGGCGTTAAGAACGTTACAATCAAAAGCATAA